TTTCGGCGTCGGGCGACTAAGTTCATGAGAAAGTCTGTTAGTAAGGCTAGCTACAGCAGCTCGGCTAACTGAAGCTCTAGGTTCGAACAGGTAACAAAAAAGGCCGCAGTGTGCCAATTTCGCCAAAAACAAAACGGTTGGAAGTTTACTTTCGCAAAGCAGGGAAGATGAAACGTACAGGCTGGGACTGAGAGGCAGTGGCATCGGCAGCTTTATCAACGGCAGCCTCTGTTGCCATCATACGTGGTAAGAATGCGCCGGTCGTGGGGTAAGCAAAAGAAGCCCTCTTGATGAGTTTCTCCGCCTAGTCTCGTCGATTTCTGGTCGGACTAGAGTTTAGAGGCAGACGAAACGTCGGATCTCGAAGTCGGGATCAGTTGCGACACCGCGGGGCGGGGAGGGCACGAGTATCGGTAGTGGGGATCGGAGGATGTTACGGGTATAGAAAGGCGATCTTCGTTCGTCCGATTGCGAGGTATTTGATACGATGCTCGATCCAAGAGTCGGGGGTGGGATATGAGGAGGAGAAATCACCAAACTGCAAGGCGTGTCAGTTGCGAGGTGTAAGGTGAGGTTTCAATGTACCCGGAGTAACTGCGGCTGATGCACTGGTGTTTGTGATGTGGAAGGCCAGACAGACAGACGCCAGTTTTCAGAGACCCGAAAGTGATGCTGGAGGCTGGGTTAGGCTTAGCAGCCAAACGATAAGGGGCTGGGATTGGCCATCCGTACCCGGCCCCTGACTGCCAGTAGCAGGGCTGCCGGGACCAATTCCAGCTGCTAGCTACCAGCTACAAGGCCGGTACGCCCTGGAGCTTAGGGGTATCATCAAATGGCTTGTCATCATGGAGCCGAATGACTCTACCGGCCACTCAGCTGATCAGAAAGGGTCTGATCTCATCTAATTTTGGATGCAAGGAACCTGATAGCAATAATCATGAGAGTCATTCAATATCACTAGATGTCATTAAGCATTTGCTGTTACATGAAAATAGGTCAATAAGGCGAGCAGTGCATCCTCTGTAATAGGCTTTGGTACGTACACTAGGTGTCTAATTGGCTTCCTTTGGTGACACCTCACATCCTGCAAACAATGCAGTTTAACGTCATGTTATATTTTTCATTGTCCAGACCAACTCATTCACTTAATTAACTGAGTATACATATGTCTATACCTTGTCAAGACTGGATTTATGCTTACTCCGATGACCGGCTGATCTACACCATAACATGATATGTTGAAAGTGATTAGTGTGTACACTACAGTATCGCAGGTTGTGCAGACTTGATAAACCTGAAGGAAAGCCAAGAGGAATTCTTGACGTGCAAAATTTAGCAACTCAAATATCGGTCGGCCTCTTTGTGCAGAATGcggaagagcttgagaatgcAGTACCACACAAAAAGCTTACAATTCTGACAGAGGTATGGATACACAGAAAGCTTCCGCTCCGAAGGCACAGCACTACGTAGAACCAAAGAACAGCGCATAACCAAAAACGTGATGGCATTGTCACATCACTTGCTTGTTAGAGATACATGGGGAAGCCAAGGCGCGTGCTCGACCGCGAAGTTTCCGGAGTTTATATGTACACGACCCCCGCTCCCTCTTACACAATGATCCATCTAAGGTATCTAAACGCCATTTTAAGCTGCTTAGTGAGCGTTGTTCTTGTGGTGGCCTAGATGATTCCAGCATTAGCAAACAGCTCCCCTTCAACGCTGTGATAGGGATACTTACGAAGGTGGAAGTAGTAGTTCTGGACGTAACCGATGCTGACAAGGAAGACAATCAGGTGAATGATAGCTATAACACAATCACTGTCAAAATCCAACATTTAAATCCAATCTTGAGAGAGGGTGTCCGTACGCTTGCCAGTGGGGTTCTTGCCGAAGTGCTTGGCCTGGTATCGGCCGAGGAGACCCTTAGCCTTGACCTCGGGGGCGGCACCTCGGGGGAGCTTCTCGTAGAAGCTGACGACACGCTGCATGCGGATAGCATCAGGAGCAGCGCCAATGGCCTGTGGTGGATCGAGTTCTGTCAGCCTTCTGAATTTCCATCATGACGAATTTTCCCTCCATTGTCGATCGTCCATAAAAGTCCTCATCCATCCAAAACTCGTCGAGATCGAAAACGAAGCTCCATAGGATAATAGTTTCATCATATTCTGCGTACCTTAGGAGAAGCGACCTATTTTTGAAAATCTGGTGTTAGTAACGGAATCAATCGGAGCACCGGGGGTTTGCGCCCATAACCGAAGGGGCTCTCTCTGACCTTGGGGGGGATGAGCGTCGAGAGCGCTCGGCGGGTGACGAAGCTCATGATGTCGGTATTTCGGGGGGGTTCGAGTCTCGAGAATTGGTCCGTCGAGGGTCTGCGTGACGCTCAATTGCAAGGGCTGGAGTTTGAGGTCTGTCGAGATGAACGGTCCCGCCCAGTCAGTNNNNNNNNNNNNNNNNNNNNNNNNNNNNNNNNNNNNNNNNNNNNNNNNNNNNNNNNNNNNNNNNNNNNNNNNNNNNNNNNNNNNNNNNNNNNNNNNNNNNACCTCAGAATATCGCCGCAGTCCACCATCACTCACTTCAGAAACGACAAGCCCTTATCGCCAATTGAAAGCTACGGCCTTGCACCATGGCCGCCCTCCGATCTCAGAGTGCGGCTCGTATGCTGCGAAGCGCTGCTGCGCCCAGAGTCGCCCTCTCCGCCGCACCCCGACGATTCCAGAGCAACGTCACTCAGGCCAGCGGCACCATCACTGGCCCTGTTACCAGCGAGCCCGACTACAATATCGAGGCTGACAAGGCTACCTCGTACGATTCCTCGAAACGCGATTGAAAATTGGAAAGATGGAATACCAGTGCTGACTTAATGCCAGCACCTACACACCTGTCCCTCGATCCGTCCAGAATGGCAGCGAAGAGATCCTTCCCGCTGCTGTGATCTCAGGCGCTCCCATGGAGCTCCAGGCCCGAACGGTTCGGTTCGTCTGCCCACATACATGACTCGAATGTCGTCGAAAGCTTCAGGAACTAACAATTACTACAGCATCTACCAGGAAGCTAAGCCTGCGACTCAGTCCGGCGACTGGCGCGGTCGACGCTGGCGAATGGATTGGGATATTCTTCCCAAGGGACATCGATGGGAGAACCCTTTGATCGGTTGGCAATCTTCGGGTGATTTTATGCAAGGCACCCACATCAACTTCTCGAGCAAGGAGGATGCTATTCACTTTGCTGAGAAGCAGGGTTACGAGTACTTTGTTCAGGAGCCCAACTCTCGCAAGTTTGCACCTAAGGCTTATGCCAACAACTTCCTGTACTCTGCCAGGAAGCTTAAGCACAT
This DNA window, taken from Fusarium oxysporum f. sp. lycopersici 4287 chromosome 7, whole genome shotgun sequence, encodes the following:
- a CDS encoding NADH dehydrogenase (ubiquinone) Fe-S protein 4 (At least one base has a quality score < 10) — encoded protein: MAALRSQSAARMLRSAAAPRVALSAAPRRFQSNVTQASGTITGPVTSEPDYNIEADKATSTYTPVPRSVQNGSEEILPAAVISGAPMELQARTVRIYQEAKPATQSGDWRGRRWRMDWDILPKGHRWENPLIGWQSSGDFMQGTHINFSSKEDAIHFAEKQGYEYFVQEPNSRKFAPKAYANNFLYSARKLKHIRTK
- a CDS encoding F-type H+-transporting ATPase subunit F (At least one base has a quality score < 10); amino-acid sequence: MSFVTRRALSTLIPPKVASPKAIGAAPDAIRMQRVVSFYEKLPRGAAPEVKAKGLLGRYQAKHFGKNPTGKPIIHLIVFLVSIGYVQNYYFHLRHHKNNAH